From Falco naumanni isolate bFalNau1 chromosome 4, bFalNau1.pat, whole genome shotgun sequence:
ACTAtttctggaaagctgctgtgtcCTGGAAGCAGAGGTCCCGCCTGCAAGGGTCAGGCTGGGAGAGGGACCCTGGCACATGCAGACGTCCCACCCTACAGCCACAAAGCTGGAAACCAGCCATAAAGTGGATGTGATCTCTCTTTCCTAGCCTGCTGTAGCTCATGTCCTGGAGGGCTCAGACACTCTCCTGCTCTGCATTTCAGCAGTTTCAAGCCCATCAAGGACCTGCTCTCACTTGGAGATAAACAGTGGGAGCTGCTGAGACCAGGGGTACAATAGGAGGGAGTGCTGGGGTGCACCCAAATATCCTGTTGATactcagctgctggcacaggaaagaaaaaaggagaggtgCATTGGTCAGTTGGaatgttttcacttttattcAGATGCTGTACAGTTACAAACCTGcagccccctctgctccccagcctgccccatgcagctgcaccactgctgctgccgctgctgctgccgctgctgccctCTGGCCTGGTGGGCACGCTGCCCCAGCCCGTGAAGCCCCCGgtgcctcctgctgcagagcactcCTGGCGCCCCAGCCAAGGGCAACGCCACTTCAGTGCTTTTCCTCCGGGTGAAGTGACACATCTGATGCCCTCCCGTTTGAGCCCGGCTGCTGGCAGGCTGAGGCGCTGGCCAGCGCCTCCCTTTCCCAAGTCTGTAGGGAATCTTTGTTTCTCAGAGCTGCTTTGCAAGATCAGTGGAGAGTGAAATTTGTAGGCTTGAGCTGCCGAGGATGGGCAAGGTGCCTCCCGAGGATCCTCTGGAGCAAGTTCTTCCTGGGTGTCCCAGTGGGGAGctccaggctggagctgctgctctgacagCCCACCCCCAGGAGCCTCgtctctctcttctctgcctctttgCTTTCCAGAACATCCGTTATTTGCGTGTCTCTGAGCGGGCTGGCACATCTGCTGAGCAGGGGAAGCCCTGCTGGAGTCCTGTAGGCCTGGCTGTCTCCGCCATCCTTGCGACTCCTGGCATGGGGACTCGGCTGCTTGTGGTCCCTCAGCCCCACCCTGGTCCGGGAGCAGCCGCCTCCCCCAGCAACAGGCACCCCTGGGTgcctgcagcatcctggctcctcctgccagctgggCTCTACCTCAGCAGCGGGTTCTCGAGAGAAACCTGAGCCCGAGTGAAAAAACAGTGCCTCTTCACTGGTGACctgggggctctgccccagggTGACGAAGCCATACGGGGTGGTGACCTTAGGGAGAtggggcagggacagagctgcCCGAGCACTGGGGTCTGGCATAGCCTGCGCAGCGGCAGCGAGCCCAGCGTTGGAGCAGGACGACATAGAGCCAGGCACACCATGCTCATCCTCCGCTGCTGAGTCCCAGCCACTCCTCCAAGCCGTCCCCAccagctgccccttccccttgCCTGAGCGCCTCTGCTTCTTGTGGTTGTCCAGAGAGGGGATAGTAAACTGCGGGATGCGGTCGGGGGTCACCACGTGGAGGAAGATGTCCCTGGAGCCGTTACCCTGGAGCGCACGGGGGCAGAGCATCTCCTCCCAGAGCGACATGGTGGGACCGACAGGGCTCCCTGGAGCAGCGCTGTGTATTTatgctctgcagccagccctgaTTGCTCTCCATGCGGTGACGCACTGTGACAGCGGCTGCCAGGTCCCTGCACCTGCTCCCTCCAGACCAGCAGCAATTCGTCACCCGCCTGGGCACAGGAGAGACAGATGGAGGGGGACGGGCGAGGAGGCACTTGTCCCCaacctctgctcctgccttcctgctcaCACGCAGGGCCACCGGTGCCGGCCAGCCCCATCACCCATGAGACAGGAGGTGGGGGGTGCACAGAGGGGAAGAAGAGCTGGATGA
This genomic window contains:
- the LOC121087317 gene encoding C2 calcium-dependent domain-containing protein 4C-like, whose translation is MSLWEEMLCPRALQGNGSRDIFLHVVTPDRIPQFTIPSLDNHKKQRRSGKGKGQLVGTAWRSGWDSAAEDEHGVPGSMSSCSNAGLAAAAQAMPDPSARAALSLPHLPKVTTPYGFVTLGQSPQVTSEEALFFHSGSGFSREPAAEVEPSWQEEPGCCRHPGVPVAGGGGCSRTRVGLRDHKQPSPHARSRKDGGDSQAYRTPAGLPLLSRCASPLRDTQITDVLESKEAEKRETRLLGVGCQSSSSSLELPTGTPRKNLLQRILGRHLAHPRQLKPTNFTLH